A window of the Archocentrus centrarchus isolate MPI-CPG fArcCen1 chromosome 17, fArcCen1, whole genome shotgun sequence genome harbors these coding sequences:
- the proca gene encoding vitamin K-dependent protein C, whose translation MSHLALCVCAAVALWSVSVISLTVFTDPPQAHMLLRSRRANSFLEELKPGSLERECNEEKCNFEEAREIFQTREATLEFWTVYSDGNQCLSNMCDHGDCVDLFQAYACRCHPGYEGKYCQYTRTATNCSVDNGGCDHDCTESNDGLSRTCSCVSGYKLADDSRKCTPKGRSSCGQLLATSTSYTKPMEGLRPWMVGGQVGKKGESPWQVLVLDYRSRFHCGGVLIDESWVLTAAHCLENSLTFSVRLGDYERLRYEGSEVTVEVIKAFKHPNYNSRTVDNDIALLRLQTPAQVTDYIVPICLPGREMAERVLHLNGTITVVTGWGKEDMNSTAQYSSALNVIEIPLVSHSICTQQMFPHRISNNVLCAGILGQRKDACEGDSGGPMVTLYRNTWFLVGLVSWGVGCGEVDKLGIYTKVSNYNDWIHKVRDEWDSGRHQERRPGI comes from the exons ATGTCCCACCTCGCCCTGTGCGTGTGCGCTGCCGTCGCTCTGTGGTCGGTGTCGGTCATCAGTCTGACAG TGTTCACGGACCCCCCCCAGGCTCACATGCTGCTTCGCTCTCGTCGGGCCAACTCCttcctggaggagctgaagcCGGGCTCCCTGGAGCGGGAATGTAATGAGGAGAAATGTAACTTTGAGGAGGCCAGAGAGATTTTCCAGACCAGAGAAGCTACA cTGGAGTTCTGGACAGTTTACTCAG ATGGGAACCAGTGTCTGTCCAACATGTGTGATCATGGAGACTGTGTGGATTTGTTCCAAGCCTATGCGTGCCGCTGCCATCCCGGATACGAGGGCAAATACTGCCAGTACA CTCGAACAGCCACTAACTGCTCCGTGGATAATGGCGGCTGTGACCACGACTGTACGGAGAGCAACGACGGCCTGTCGAGGACCTGCAGCTGCGTGAGCGGATACAAGCTGGCCGACGACTCCAGGAAATGTACCCCCAAAG GTCGATCGTCCTGCGGGCAGCTGCTGGCCACCAGCACTTCATACACCAAACCAATGGAAGGCCTCCGCCCCTGGATGGTGGGAGGGCAGGTGGGCAAGAAAGGGGAGAGTCCCTGGCAG GTGCTGGTCTTGGACTACAGGAGCCGGTTTCACTGTGGGGGTGTCCTCATCGATGAGAGCTGGGTGCTGACAGCTGCTCACTGTCTCGAGAACAGCCTGACGTTCAGCGTACGACTGG GCGATTACGAGCGTCTCAGATACGAAGGCAGCGAGGTCACCGTGGAAGTCATCAAGGCTTTCAAACACCCAAACTACAACAGTCGGACAGTGGACAACGACATCGCCCTGCTGCGCCTGCAGACCCCCGCCCAGGTCACCGATTACATCGTCCCTATTTGCCTGCCGGGACGTGAGATGGCCGAGCGGGTGCTCCACCTGAACGGCACCATCACGGTTGTGACCGGGTGGGGCAAAGAGGACATGAACAGTACGGCTCAGTACAGCTCGGCGCTCAACGTCATTGAAATCCCGCTGGTCAGCCACAGCATCTGTACTCAACAGATGTTCCCCCACAGAATCTCCAACAACGTCCTCTGTGCCGGGATCCTCGGACAGAGGAAAGACGCCTGCGAGGGTGACAGCGGCGGGCCGATGGTCACTCTGTACCGGAACACCTGGTTCCTGGTCGGCCTGGTGTCCTGGGGCGTGGGCTGCGGAGAGGTGGACAAACTGGGAATTTACACAAAAGTGTCCAACTACAACGACTGGATCCACAAAGTGCGTGACGAGTGGGACAGTGGCCGTCACCAAGAAAGGCGCCCGGGTATCTGA
- the dusp28 gene encoding dual specificity phosphatase 28, with product MLQLCKVTNALFISNARSACSDELIQQEAVTLCINVSKQQPFPSSGVTKLQIPVYDDPNEDLYSHFDRCADTIQTEANHGGRSVVYCKNGRSRSATVCIAYLMKHRKLSLTDALQKVKTARHVIDPNPGFMSQLQRYEEELKRRRGKS from the exons ATGTTGCAGTTGTGTAAAGTCACCAACGCTCTGTTCATCAGTAACGCCCGCTCAGCCTGCAGCGACGAGCTCATCCAGCAGGAGGCGGTAACGCTCTGCATCAATGTGTCCAAGCAGCAGCCGTTTCCCTCCAGCGGCGTCACCAAGCTGCAGATACCCGTCTACGACGACCCCAACGAGGACCTGTACAGCCACTTTGACCGCTGCGCCGACACCATCCAGACGGAGGCGAACCACGGCGGACGCAGCGTCGTCTACTGTAAGAATGGGCGCAGCCGCTCGGCCACCGTCTGCATCGCTTACCTGATGAAGCACCGCAAACTGTCGCTGACAGACGCCTTACAG AAAGTGAAGACAGCTCGCCACGTGATCGACCCGAACCCCGGCTTCATGTCTCAGCTGCAGAGATACGAAGAGGAGCTGAAGAGGAGACGAGGAAAGTCCTGA
- the LOC115795879 gene encoding uncharacterized protein LOC115795879, with protein MSAVEFLINFVNARLSAAVDEIFTVFENTIVRYEQDIARQRRLLESFWKPEIKLRRIDHPQLRVSTAEKVLPTKQLCNQERNSSLDQEEPGPPQEEHEDLLTSQEEPELPRIKEQQELFSSQEGAQLALKLETYSFMGTPIYQDCKKQEPNMDQLLSHSSSNRSLEGHKHVDSGSAANEDRKPRKKRRRNQSDRNCEENCHMSKSRHHGGKKVCKM; from the exons ATGTCCGCAGTCGAGTTTCTGATCAACTTTGTCAACGCGCGGCTTTCCGCCGCCGTGGACGAAATTTTCACGGTGTTTGAAAACACGATCGTCAGATACGAGCAGGACATCGCGCGGCAGCGGAGGCTGCTGGAGAGCTTCTGGAAGCCGGAGATCAAGCTCCGCAGGATCG ACCACCCACAGCTACGTGTCAGCACAGCAGAGAAAGTTCTTCCTACAAAGCAGCTCTGTAACCAGGAGAGGAACTCCAGTCTGGACCAGGAGGAACCAGGACCTCCCCAGGAAGAACACGAGGACCTGCTCACCAGTCAGGAAGAACCAGAGCTTCCACGGATTAAAGAACAGCAGGAACTCTTTAGCAGTCAGGAGGGAGCGCAGCTAGCACTGAAGCTTGAGACCTATAGCTTTATGGGAACTCCTATTTATCAGGACTGTAAAAAACAGGAACCAAACATGGACCAGCTCCTCTCTCACAGTTCCTCAAATCGGAGTCTGGAAGGACACAAGCATGTGGACTCAGGATCAGCTGCAAATGAAGACCGGAAACCACGGAAGAAACGCAGAAGGAATCAGAGTGACAGAAACTGTGAGGAAAACTGTCACATGTCAAAGAGCCGGCATCACGGTGGGAAAAAGGTCTGTAAAATGTGA